From a single Clostridium isatidis genomic region:
- a CDS encoding glycosyltransferase family 4 protein: MQYILAFILAFLIVFLLTPVLIKIAFKIRFTDKPTKRKKHSKETPLTGGLAMYIAFFISFFIFNDYSSIHEKMSIFFASTLIIAIGLIDDFYKTKGKEFPIYPRLLIQLFSAFIIYKTGIIFRGFTNPLTGIYIELSSIIQLILTITWIFGVTTVINWCDGMDGLAGGLSCISSITFLGAAIILKQDESILVSIIVVAITIGFLIYNKYPAKVFMGDSGANFLGFILSIIALDGAFKQATLMSIFIPILALAVPIFDNLFVIIKRFIDGKPVYQADRSQIHFRLQAKGFSPKQVVMYINAVSLAFSLISIILLLVKN; this comes from the coding sequence ATGCAATATATTTTGGCCTTCATATTAGCATTTTTAATTGTATTTTTATTAACTCCGGTTTTAATTAAAATTGCTTTTAAAATTCGTTTTACAGATAAGCCTACTAAAAGAAAGAAGCATAGTAAAGAAACACCTCTTACAGGTGGATTGGCTATGTATATAGCTTTTTTTATTAGTTTTTTTATTTTTAATGATTATTCTAGTATTCATGAAAAGATGTCTATTTTTTTTGCTTCAACATTAATAATAGCTATTGGCTTAATAGATGATTTTTATAAAACTAAGGGAAAGGAATTTCCTATATATCCAAGATTATTAATTCAGCTTTTTTCTGCTTTTATTATTTATAAAACAGGAATAATATTCAGGGGTTTTACAAATCCCTTAACAGGAATATATATAGAATTATCATCAATAATACAATTGATATTAACAATTACTTGGATATTTGGTGTTACAACTGTTATTAATTGGTGTGATGGAATGGATGGCTTAGCTGGTGGCTTGTCTTGCATATCTTCTATTACTTTTTTAGGAGCAGCAATAATATTAAAGCAGGATGAGTCAATATTAGTTTCGATAATAGTAGTAGCAATAACTATAGGCTTTTTAATATATAATAAGTATCCTGCAAAGGTATTTATGGGAGATTCAGGAGCAAATTTTCTTGGCTTTATTTTAAGTATAATTGCTTTAGATGGAGCTTTTAAACAAGCTACTTTAATGAGTATTTTTATACCAATATTAGCTTTGGCAGTACCAATATTTGATAACTTATTTGTAATAATAAAGAGATTTATTGATGGAAAACCAGTATATCAAGCAGATAGAAGTCAGATACATTTTAGATTACAAGCAAAAGGATTTTCACCAAAACAAGTAGTAATGTACATAAATGCAGTTAGTTTAGCTTTTAGTTTAATATCAATTATATTGTTATTAGTAAAAAATTAA
- a CDS encoding manganese efflux pump MntP family protein, whose amino-acid sequence MSILTFFLTGIGLSMDAFAISLTKGFCIRKDIIKKSLIISLFFGLFQGIMPLLGWLSGIYFESYIKSIDHWIAFLLLGYLGAKMIYESVKNKDEEDLECSLEDDSLKLKELFILAIATSIDALAVGISFAFLNVNIIQASIIISITTFIICFCGVSFGKVIGKYIQKYSEILGGIILIGIGIKILIEHLFIS is encoded by the coding sequence ATGAGTATTTTAACCTTTTTCTTAACAGGCATTGGTCTGTCAATGGATGCCTTTGCTATATCATTAACTAAAGGCTTTTGCATAAGGAAGGATATTATTAAAAAATCACTTATAATATCCTTATTTTTTGGCTTATTCCAAGGGATAATGCCCCTGCTGGGATGGCTTTCTGGTATTTATTTTGAAAGTTATATTAAATCTATAGATCATTGGATAGCTTTTCTCCTATTAGGCTATTTAGGTGCTAAAATGATTTATGAAAGTGTTAAAAATAAAGATGAGGAAGATTTAGAATGTTCCTTAGAGGATGATAGTTTAAAGCTTAAGGAATTATTTATTCTTGCAATAGCAACTAGCATTGACGCTTTAGCCGTTGGCATTAGCTTTGCCTTTTTAAATGTAAACATAATCCAAGCATCAATAATAATATCAATTACAACTTTTATTATATGCTTCTGTGGAGTTTCCTTTGGAAAAGTAATAGGTAAGTATATACAAAAATATTCCGAAATATTAGGGGGGATTATTCTAATAGGAATTGGAATAAAAATATTAATAGAACACCTTTTTATCAGTTAA
- a CDS encoding molybdopterin-binding protein, translating into MKIINVRDAVGVALCHDITKIVPGEFKGVAFKKGHIIREEDIEELLSLGKDHIYIWDDNEELIHENEAAEELFNMTCGEGTVAAEAKEGKIEIFAKIDGLLKIDVEKLIELNSIEEIVLSTIRNNTVVKKGDKIAATKVIPLAIKKDKLIEAGKLLKEKIIKIIPIIPKRIAIVTTGSEIYYGRIKDASKTAISKKIEKYNCEIIGQSILPDDKEKIKEAVIEWINKGAELILCTGGMSVDADDITPKAIEEVTGEIVSYGTPIFPGAMFLVSYKGELPILGLPGGVIFSKSTTFDVLLPRLLAGEKLTKKEIAKYSHGGLVITDEYL; encoded by the coding sequence ATGAAAATAATTAATGTTAGAGATGCTGTAGGTGTTGCCCTTTGTCATGATATAACTAAAATAGTACCAGGAGAATTTAAGGGAGTTGCCTTTAAAAAAGGACATATAATTAGGGAAGAAGATATAGAAGAATTACTTTCCTTAGGGAAGGATCATATTTATATTTGGGATGATAATGAGGAACTTATACATGAAAATGAGGCAGCGGAGGAGCTTTTCAATATGACTTGTGGTGAAGGAACTGTAGCAGCTGAAGCAAAGGAAGGAAAGATAGAAATATTTGCAAAGATTGATGGTCTGTTGAAGATAGATGTAGAAAAGTTGATAGAATTAAATTCTATAGAAGAAATAGTTTTATCAACCATAAGAAATAATACTGTTGTAAAAAAGGGAGACAAAATAGCTGCTACAAAAGTTATTCCTTTAGCAATAAAAAAAGATAAATTAATTGAGGCAGGGAAATTATTAAAAGAAAAAATAATTAAAATTATTCCAATAATACCTAAGAGGATTGCTATTGTAACGACTGGCAGCGAAATTTATTATGGAAGAATAAAAGATGCATCTAAAACTGCAATTAGCAAGAAAATAGAAAAATACAATTGCGAAATAATAGGACAAAGTATTTTACCGGATGATAAGGAGAAAATAAAAGAGGCTGTAATTGAATGGATTAATAAAGGAGCGGAACTTATACTTTGTACAGGAGGAATGTCTGTTGATGCAGATGATATTACTCCAAAGGCAATTGAAGAAGTTACAGGAGAAATTGTATCTTATGGAACACCAATTTTTCCTGGAGCAATGTTCTTAGTTTCTTATAAAGGAGAGCTTCCTATTTTAGGTTTACCAGGAGGAGTTATTTTTTCAAAATCAACAACCTTTGATGTATTATTACCTAGGCTTCTAGCAGGTGAAAAGTTAACAAAGAAAGAAATTGCAAAATATAGTCATGGAGGACTGGTAATTACAGATGAATACTTATAA
- a CDS encoding mechanosensitive ion channel family protein — protein sequence MEELERIFIQMSRISISRHMLSITIIFLASLTNKYIITNIFRYIIKFAEKTKNFADDSVVKALEKPLKLFIFLKAAHISLHIIEYEKIDIAKVSLDRLGKMIIVIVVCCFLYNLTLENSLLYKNMGKNNANNTMAFPFLSIVIRLIIIIVGVSCIAKEFGFSGFITGLGISGVAFALMAQDTFSNLFGGVIIALDRPFAIGDWIKTEEVEGIVEEITFRSTKIRTFSKAIATVPNSKLANDNIFNFSQRKVMKISYKFIIRPNIEVEKIEKAVNAVEEYLNLKEKIDKEMIIVSFNEFSIYGYGIFIFFYTTEMNYYKYEKLKQEINLDILKILKDLEIELMFINFNIENEIKELNNSESIEKSK from the coding sequence ATGGAAGAATTAGAGAGAATATTTATTCAAATGTCTAGAATTAGTATCAGCAGACATATGTTATCAATAACTATTATTTTTCTTGCTTCATTAACTAATAAATATATTATTACAAATATTTTTAGATACATAATTAAATTTGCAGAAAAAACAAAAAATTTTGCTGATGATAGTGTAGTTAAAGCTTTAGAAAAACCATTAAAATTATTTATATTTTTAAAGGCTGCTCATATATCTTTACATATAATAGAATATGAGAAGATAGATATTGCTAAGGTTTCCTTAGATAGACTAGGAAAGATGATAATAGTCATAGTTGTATGCTGCTTTTTATATAATTTAACTTTAGAGAATTCCTTATTATATAAAAATATGGGGAAGAATAATGCAAATAATACAATGGCTTTTCCCTTTCTATCTATAGTAATAAGATTAATAATTATTATTGTAGGTGTTAGCTGTATTGCAAAGGAATTTGGATTTTCAGGTTTTATTACTGGTCTTGGGATAAGTGGGGTAGCCTTTGCCTTAATGGCTCAAGATACTTTTTCAAATCTTTTTGGTGGAGTGATTATTGCTTTAGATAGACCTTTTGCTATAGGAGATTGGATTAAAACAGAAGAAGTTGAAGGAATAGTAGAAGAAATAACCTTTAGAAGTACTAAGATTAGAACTTTTTCAAAGGCAATAGCTACAGTACCTAATTCAAAGCTTGCTAATGATAATATATTTAATTTTTCTCAAAGAAAAGTAATGAAGATTAGTTATAAGTTTATAATAAGACCAAATATTGAAGTTGAAAAAATAGAAAAAGCAGTAAATGCAGTTGAAGAATATTTAAATCTTAAGGAAAAAATTGATAAGGAAATGATAATTGTGAGTTTCAATGAATTTTCAATATATGGATATGGAATATTCATTTTTTTTTATACAACAGAAATGAATTATTACAAATATGAAAAACTTAAACAAGAAATTAATTTAGATATTCTTAAAATATTAAAAGATTTAGAAATTGAGCTGATGTTCATTAATTTTAATATAGAAAATGAGATTAAAGAATTAAATAATAGTGAAAGTATAGAAAAGTCTAAATAA
- a CDS encoding DUF1540 domain-containing protein translates to MHKNPSIKCTVSECKYHAQSDNYCSLDGIQIGKHENRATTPECTDCNSFELK, encoded by the coding sequence ATGCATAAGAATCCAAGTATTAAATGTACAGTAAGTGAATGTAAATATCATGCACAATCAGACAATTACTGTAGTTTAGATGGTATTCAAATTGGAAAACATGAAAACCGTGCAACTACTCCAGAATGCACAGACTGTAATTCCTTTGAATTAAAGTAA
- a CDS encoding FMN-dependent NADH-azoreductase has product MSKVLYIKANIKSEGESRTFKISDTFIEEYKKLNPQDEVTVLDLYKENIDFLRPQDLGSIFGPKTEESRNHPILKYAYQMVEADKIIIAAPMWNLGNPAIVKAYFDYVCVSGITFKYTENGPVGLCKAEKALIVAGRGGDYSSPQGAAFEMGERYLRTILTFFGVKDIKSIAAEKLDVQGLDVNSILNEAIDKAKTLAKEF; this is encoded by the coding sequence ATGAGTAAAGTATTATATATAAAAGCAAACATAAAGTCAGAAGGAGAATCAAGAACCTTTAAAATTTCTGATACTTTTATTGAGGAATATAAAAAATTAAATCCTCAAGATGAAGTAACAGTATTAGATTTATATAAGGAAAATATTGATTTTTTAAGACCACAAGATTTAGGATCAATATTTGGACCTAAAACAGAAGAAAGCAGAAATCATCCAATTTTAAAATATGCTTATCAAATGGTAGAAGCTGATAAGATTATTATAGCTGCACCTATGTGGAATTTAGGAAATCCTGCAATAGTTAAGGCTTATTTTGATTATGTATGTGTAAGTGGAATTACATTTAAATATACAGAAAATGGTCCAGTGGGATTATGTAAGGCTGAAAAAGCTCTTATAGTTGCAGGAAGAGGTGGAGATTATTCAAGTCCTCAAGGAGCTGCTTTTGAAATGGGAGAAAGATATTTAAGAACAATTTTAACTTTCTTTGGTGTTAAAGATATAAAATCAATTGCTGCTGAAAAATTAGATGTACAAGGATTAGATGTAAATTCGATACTAAATGAAGCAATTGATAAGGCTAAGACATTAGCTAAGGAATTTTAA
- the sdaAA gene encoding L-serine ammonia-lyase, iron-sulfur-dependent, subunit alpha, which translates to MDIAKSGEELIRICKENSISLSEYAILREMEDNDLSREEVILKMKRVLDVMKNSAKEAREREVYSVSGLIGGDAYKIQKYLDSGKSLTGDTMLLAMAMALSSSEVNASMGKIVACPTAGSCGILPAAILTAGEKFSKSDEELIKALFAAAAVGMIIGRNATFAGAEGGCQAECGSAAAMASAAIVEMMGGSPKMSLDAGAIVFKNILGLVCDPVAGLVEVPCAKRNVGGAINALCIADLVMAGVESKIPFDDAVAAMYKVGRNLPASLRETGEGGVAVTKTGIELRKKVFGS; encoded by the coding sequence ATGGATATAGCAAAGTCTGGTGAAGAACTAATAAGAATATGTAAGGAAAATTCAATTTCCTTAAGTGAATATGCAATTTTAAGGGAAATGGAAGATAATGATTTATCCAGGGAAGAAGTTATTTTAAAAATGAAGAGAGTACTAGATGTTATGAAAAATAGTGCCAAGGAAGCCAGAGAAAGAGAAGTTTATTCTGTAAGCGGCTTAATAGGTGGAGATGCTTATAAAATACAGAAGTACTTAGATAGTGGAAAATCTTTAACTGGTGATACTATGCTTCTTGCTATGGCAATGGCTCTATCATCTTCTGAAGTAAATGCTTCTATGGGAAAAATAGTGGCTTGTCCTACAGCTGGTTCTTGTGGAATATTACCAGCAGCTATACTAACTGCAGGAGAAAAATTTTCTAAAAGTGATGAGGAGCTTATAAAGGCTTTATTTGCAGCAGCAGCAGTTGGAATGATAATAGGAAGAAATGCAACCTTTGCAGGAGCCGAGGGTGGTTGTCAGGCAGAATGTGGTTCTGCAGCTGCAATGGCATCAGCAGCCATTGTAGAAATGATGGGAGGAAGTCCTAAAATGTCCTTAGATGCAGGAGCAATTGTATTTAAAAATATTTTAGGCTTAGTATGTGACCCTGTGGCAGGTTTGGTAGAAGTTCCTTGTGCAAAAAGAAATGTAGGCGGTGCAATAAATGCTCTTTGTATAGCTGATTTAGTTATGGCAGGAGTTGAATCAAAAATCCCTTTTGATGATGCGGTTGCAGCAATGTATAAGGTTGGAAGAAATCTTCCTGCATCCTTAAGAGAAACAGGAGAAGGCGGAGTTGCAGTGACAAAAACAGGAATAGAATTAAGAAAAAAAGTCTTTGGCAGTTAA
- the sdaAB gene encoding L-serine ammonia-lyase, iron-sulfur-dependent subunit beta encodes MSGLGVFDIIGPIMVGPSSSHTAGAARLAKVARAIAGCEVKEVTFLLHGSFAKTYKGHGTDRALAAGILGMNPSDDRLRDSLKIAKEKGVNIIFKEEDLGDYHPNTVKFLIKCTNNNICEIVGSSIGGGNIEIVEINGSKVHFTGTYDTIITTHRDIPGTVAKVTNILYSSAINIAFMNLERKQKGKIATMSFELDSKVDKALIDKIKNVEGIEKVILIEKVEDGE; translated from the coding sequence ATGTCTGGATTAGGAGTTTTTGATATTATAGGTCCTATAATGGTTGGTCCATCTTCTTCACATACTGCAGGGGCTGCTAGATTAGCAAAGGTTGCTAGGGCGATTGCGGGCTGTGAAGTAAAGGAAGTAACTTTTTTATTACATGGTTCTTTTGCTAAAACCTATAAAGGTCATGGAACAGATAGAGCTTTGGCTGCAGGAATATTAGGGATGAATCCTTCTGATGACAGATTAAGAGATTCGTTGAAAATTGCCAAGGAAAAGGGAGTAAATATTATCTTTAAGGAAGAGGATTTGGGAGATTATCATCCAAATACAGTTAAGTTTTTAATAAAATGTACTAATAATAACATTTGTGAAATAGTAGGAAGTTCAATTGGTGGAGGAAATATTGAAATAGTTGAAATTAACGGAAGCAAAGTTCATTTTACTGGCACTTATGATACTATTATAACTACTCATAGAGATATTCCAGGTACAGTAGCAAAGGTAACTAACATATTATATTCAAGTGCAATTAATATAGCTTTTATGAATTTAGAAAGAAAGCAAAAAGGTAAAATTGCTACTATGAGCTTTGAATTAGATAGCAAGGTAGATAAGGCTTTAATTGATAAAATAAAAAATGTAGAAGGAATAGAGAAGGTTATACTAATAGAAAAGGTAGAGGATGGCGAATAA
- a CDS encoding nucleoside kinase, producing the protein MGNFNVKFNNKEYIVNKDTNYREFIENYLKMDPSEFALCRINSEYKELIDKVDRDGIIELISFDSPIGYKIYTRTLQFIFIKAALDVFPKDATITIEHSLDGGVFGEIHKPEPLKENDVHKIKDRMIEIINKDIVINKIKVKKEKAMEIFKSYGMEDKISLLSHVDFETVKLYELDGRYDYFYGQMAYSTGVIKTFDLMYYEPGFIIRYPKKDNLKKLAFFKENRKLSQIFIETERWINILGVGEVGSLNNKIENNEIRDLVMVSEALHEKKIAQIADMIHDKKGTKIVLIAGPSSSGKTTFANRLAIQLKVNGYTPIPISLDDYFVNRENTPKDENGDYDFESIYSLDLDLFNKNLTGLLKGEEVEIPYYNFRTGEREWVGNKLRLPEKGILIIEGIHGLNPMLTSSVPDENKFKIYISALTQLNLDNHNRIATTDIRRVRRIVRDILSRGYGGELTLKMWPSIRRGEERNIFVYQEEADVMFNSTLVYELCVLKKYALEELDKIKEDSPVYLEASRLKSFLGFFKEIDKDYVPTNSILREFIGGSIFYKY; encoded by the coding sequence ATGGGAAATTTTAATGTTAAGTTTAATAATAAAGAGTATATTGTGAATAAAGACACAAATTATAGAGAATTTATAGAAAACTATCTAAAAATGGATCCAAGTGAATTTGCCTTATGTAGAATAAATAGCGAATATAAAGAATTAATAGATAAAGTAGATAGAGATGGAATTATTGAATTAATAAGTTTTGATAGTCCAATTGGATATAAAATATATACTAGGACTTTGCAGTTTATATTTATCAAGGCTGCATTAGATGTTTTTCCAAAAGATGCGACTATAACTATAGAACATAGTTTAGATGGTGGGGTTTTTGGCGAAATTCATAAGCCGGAGCCTTTAAAAGAAAATGATGTTCATAAAATTAAAGATAGAATGATTGAAATAATAAATAAAGATATAGTTATAAATAAGATAAAAGTTAAAAAGGAAAAGGCCATGGAAATTTTTAAGAGCTATGGCATGGAAGATAAAATATCCTTATTAAGTCATGTTGATTTTGAAACTGTAAAATTATATGAGTTAGATGGAAGATATGATTATTTTTATGGGCAAATGGCTTATTCTACAGGTGTAATAAAGACTTTTGATTTAATGTATTACGAGCCAGGTTTTATTATAAGATATCCTAAAAAAGATAACTTAAAGAAATTAGCTTTCTTTAAGGAAAATAGAAAGCTTTCACAGATTTTTATAGAAACAGAAAGATGGATAAATATACTTGGCGTTGGTGAGGTAGGATCATTAAATAATAAGATAGAAAATAACGAAATTAGAGACTTAGTTATGGTTTCTGAAGCTTTACATGAAAAGAAAATAGCTCAAATAGCTGATATGATTCATGATAAGAAGGGAACAAAAATAGTTTTAATTGCTGGACCTAGCTCTTCAGGTAAAACTACCTTTGCAAACAGACTTGCAATTCAGCTTAAGGTCAATGGTTACACCCCTATTCCAATTTCCTTAGATGATTATTTTGTAAATAGAGAGAACACACCAAAGGATGAAAATGGAGACTATGATTTTGAAAGTATTTATTCCCTTGATTTAGATTTATTTAATAAGAATTTAACTGGCTTATTAAAGGGGGAAGAAGTAGAAATTCCTTATTATAATTTTAGGACTGGAGAAAGGGAATGGGTAGGTAATAAGCTTCGTCTTCCAGAAAAGGGAATACTTATAATTGAAGGAATTCATGGTTTAAATCCAATGCTAACCAGCTCTGTACCTGATGAAAATAAGTTTAAAATATATATTTCAGCCTTAACTCAGTTAAATTTAGATAATCACAATAGAATTGCAACAACAGATATAAGAAGGGTAAGGAGAATAGTTAGGGATATTTTATCAAGGGGCTATGGAGGAGAGCTTACCTTAAAGATGTGGCCTTCTATAAGAAGAGGAGAAGAAAGAAATATCTTTGTTTATCAGGAAGAAGCTGATGTAATGTTTAATTCAACCTTAGTATATGAACTATGTGTTTTAAAGAAATATGCTTTAGAGGAATTAGATAAGATTAAAGAAGATAGTCCAGTGTATTTAGAAGCCAGCAGGCTTAAATCTTTTTTAGGTTTCTTTAAGGAAATAGATAAGGATTATGTTCCAACTAACAGTATATTGAGGGAGTTTATTGGAGGAAGCATTTTTTATAAATACTAG
- a CDS encoding DUF421 domain-containing protein — MLIVLLRTIILYALVILVIRLMGKRQIGELQPYEFVITIMISDLASLPMQDTRLPLILGIIPIITLLFIKIVLSIIQLKSQKARKILEGEPTILIAKGKIHFENLKKQQINLDELMEEIRLAGYFDLSEIEYGILENNGQMSFLTSENNKSSSMPVIYVLDGKINTNSLTSAGKSKDTILKELKKHGVSSIENVLIAMTDTNGKFFCQLYEEKGDA; from the coding sequence ATGTTAATCGTCTTACTAAGAACAATAATTTTATATGCTTTAGTTATATTAGTAATCAGATTAATGGGAAAAAGACAAATAGGTGAACTTCAACCTTATGAATTCGTTATTACAATAATGATTTCAGACCTTGCATCATTACCAATGCAAGATACAAGGCTTCCATTGATTTTAGGAATAATACCCATAATTACATTATTGTTTATAAAAATAGTATTATCAATAATTCAATTAAAAAGTCAAAAGGCTAGAAAAATATTAGAAGGAGAACCTACAATTTTAATTGCAAAAGGAAAAATTCATTTTGAAAACCTAAAAAAACAACAAATCAATCTAGACGAGCTTATGGAGGAAATAAGATTAGCTGGATATTTTGACTTATCAGAAATAGAATACGGAATTTTAGAGAACAATGGTCAAATGTCCTTTTTAACTTCTGAAAATAATAAATCATCTTCCATGCCGGTAATCTACGTTTTAGATGGAAAAATAAATACAAACTCTCTAACTTCTGCTGGTAAAAGCAAGGATACAATACTTAAAGAATTAAAAAAACATGGAGTTTCTTCAATTGAAAATGTATTAATAGCAATGACTGATACTAATGGAAAATTCTTTTGTCAACTATACGAAGAAAAAGGTGATGCTTAA
- a CDS encoding DUF4363 family protein, with the protein MKNTVISVILFLILVTSLIYINYKFTNLCSNLIDQSNEIEKLLDKEDFDTAYLKSLELLDYISSNDFIPSIYLNHIDYDDLINECLKLCVYIKREDLAEASASLDLIEFSCEHLIKIQKINLKNIL; encoded by the coding sequence ATGAAAAATACAGTTATCTCCGTAATACTCTTTTTAATATTAGTAACTAGTTTAATTTATATTAATTATAAATTTACTAATTTATGTTCTAATTTAATAGATCAATCCAATGAAATAGAGAAATTATTAGATAAAGAAGATTTTGATACAGCTTACTTAAAATCTTTAGAACTTTTAGATTATATAAGCTCCAATGATTTTATTCCATCAATATATTTAAACCATATAGATTATGACGATTTAATAAATGAATGTTTAAAATTATGTGTTTATATAAAAAGGGAAGATCTTGCCGAGGCCTCTGCCTCCTTAGATTTAATAGAATTTTCCTGTGAACATTTAATAAAAATACAAAAGATAAATTTAAAAAACATACTTTAG
- a CDS encoding argininosuccinate synthase encodes MKNINSIKKVVLAYSGGLDTSIIISWLKENYNCEVIAVVGNVGQKDELIGLEEKALKTGASKCYIEDLTDEFVNDYIFPTIKAGAVYEGKYLLGTSFARPIIAKRLVEIAIKEGADAIAHGCTGKGNDQVRFELAVKAFAPDMKIIAPWRIWDIKSREEEIEYALERKIPISISYETNYSKDKNLWHLSHEGLDLEDPANEPKYDKILEMCNTLENAPDNPSYIKLKFEKGIPVELNEEKLDGVTLIEKLNKIGGENAIGIIDMVENRLVGMKSRGVYETPGGTILYKAHKDLEEICLDKETAHYKQQVALKFADLVYNGQWFTPLREALSAFIDKTQETVTGEITLKLYKGNIINAGMTSPYSLYSEEYATFGEDAVYNQNDSSGFINLFGLPITVKAKMEEKLKKGDK; translated from the coding sequence ATGAAAAATATTAATAGTATAAAAAAGGTTGTCCTTGCTTATTCTGGAGGGCTTGATACTTCAATTATAATTTCATGGCTTAAGGAGAATTATAATTGTGAAGTTATAGCCGTAGTTGGAAATGTTGGACAAAAGGACGAGCTAATAGGATTAGAAGAAAAAGCTCTAAAAACCGGAGCATCTAAATGCTATATAGAGGATTTAACAGATGAATTTGTTAATGATTATATTTTCCCGACAATAAAGGCTGGAGCAGTTTATGAAGGAAAATACTTATTAGGAACATCCTTTGCCCGTCCAATAATCGCAAAAAGATTAGTTGAAATTGCTATTAAAGAAGGAGCCGATGCTATTGCTCATGGATGTACTGGAAAAGGAAATGACCAAGTAAGATTTGAGCTGGCTGTTAAAGCTTTTGCTCCTGATATGAAAATAATAGCTCCTTGGAGAATTTGGGATATAAAATCTAGAGAAGAAGAAATTGAATATGCCTTAGAAAGAAAAATTCCTATATCCATAAGCTATGAAACTAACTATAGCAAGGATAAAAATCTATGGCATTTAAGCCATGAAGGACTTGATTTAGAAGATCCTGCTAATGAACCTAAATATGATAAAATTCTTGAAATGTGCAATACTTTAGAAAATGCACCAGATAATCCAAGCTATATAAAATTAAAATTTGAAAAAGGTATTCCAGTTGAATTAAATGAAGAAAAACTAGATGGCGTTACTTTAATTGAAAAATTAAATAAAATTGGCGGAGAAAACGCTATTGGAATAATAGATATGGTAGAAAATAGATTAGTTGGAATGAAATCTAGAGGAGTCTATGAAACTCCAGGGGGAACTATTCTTTATAAAGCCCATAAAGATTTAGAAGAAATATGCTTAGACAAAGAAACTGCTCACTACAAGCAGCAAGTTGCCTTAAAATTTGCAGATCTTGTTTATAATGGCCAATGGTTCACTCCACTTCGTGAAGCCCTTTCAGCCTTTATAGACAAAACTCAAGAAACAGTTACTGGAGAAATCACTTTAAAACTATACAAAGGCAACATCATAAATGCCGGCATGACTTCCCCTTATTCACTTTATAGCGAAGAATATGCAACCTTTGGAGAAGATGCTGTTTATAATCAAAATGATTCCTCTGGATTTATAAATCTTTTTGGACTGCCTATAACAGTAAAAGCAAAAATGGAAGAAAAATTAAAGAAGGGTGATAAATAA